Genomic segment of bacterium:
CCGATTTCAAGAAAGAGATCGCCGCTTCGATCTTGGGTCCCATGCTTCCCGGCGGGAAGTGACCTTCGGCAAGATATTGCTCCGCTTCCCGGAGTGTCATTCGAGAAAGGTTGCGCTGGTCGGGCTTGCCGTAGTTCACAGCCACGAATTCCGTATCGGTCAGGATGAACAGTTCCTGTGCACCGATATCGCGCGCCAGAACCGCCGAGGCTCGATCCTTGTCAATCACCGCATCCACACCTTCCAGCCAACCGTCGGATTCACGGTACACCGGAATTCCTCCCCCGCCGGCGGCAATCACGATTTCGCCGCGTCCCACCAGTCGAGCAAGGGTAGATCCGTTGAGAATCTGCAGCGGCTGTGGGCTTCCCACCACTCGTCTCCAGCCGCGCGAACCATCCTGCTTGACCACCCACCCTTCCGTCTCCGACAACTTGCGCGCTTCGTCCTCACCGTAAAACTGGCCGATGTATTTCGTCGGATTCCGCAGCGCCGGGTCTTCGGGATCCACCACGACCTGCGTGACGATGGTGACCACTTGCCGCTCAACACCCCGACGCAGCAGCACATTCTGAAGGCATTGCTCGATCATGTAGCCCATGCCGCCTTCCGTGTCGGCCACGATAATCCCAAGCGGAAGAATCGGCGCTCGTCCTTTGGTAAGCTCAACCCTCAGAAGGGCATTGCCGACCTGCGGACCGTTGCCGTGGGTGATCGCCAAGCGATAGCCCCGTTGGATCAGTTCAGCAACTCCCGTCAACGCTTCGCGTGTGTGGCGGAATTGGTTGGGGATCGTATCAGGCTCTTTCGGGCTGGAAATCGCATTTCCGCCCAAAGCCACGACCGCAATGGGTGATTTGTCTTGCCCTTGGGGCTGCAAATGTTCCTCTATCCGAGTCTGCTTTGTACCAGTCGTCACAAAGAAGAGCTTTTAATATATCAGACTGCCACAAGAATGTCAAGTTAGCCGTCGGTGGTACGCAGCTCACGCAACTCCTTTTCCCTGCGTACTTCCAGTTCCTCAAGCCGAAGCGCCGCCTGCTCCCAGAGCTCGATGAGAGAGGGCAATTCCTTCCGAATCCGATCATATTCCGCCATCAGCGACCGGCACCGTTCCGGGTCCCGATAGAGACTCTCATCGGCAAGTACGGGTTCGATCTCAAGCTTACGGGACTCGTGGCGATCAATGTTTCGTTGAATCTTCTCCAGTTCCTTGCGCGCTTGTCGGATTCCCTCGGAGTGGCGGTTTCTCACGTCCGCTTCGAGGCGCTTACGTTCCCGTTTCTGATATCGTCCATCGGGAACCGGTTGCTCGGTTGCTTCGTGGAGACGACCTTCCCCCGATTGCAGAGCGTCTCCCGCCAAACCCTTCCGCTCGAGGTACTCCGACAAGCTCCCCGGATAATCCTGCAATCGTCCACCTTCCAACTCCATAATCCGTTCCACCAAACGGTCAAGGAAATACCGATCGTGACTGACAACGATCAGGGTTCCGTCATACTCCTTGAGGGCACTCAGCAGCACGTCCTGTGAAGTCATGTCCAGATGATTCGTCGGCTCATCAAGAATCAGCAGATTGGCCGGACGGAGAAGCATCTTGGCCAGGGCCAACCGAGCCTTCTCGCCGCCCGACAGAACCGATACTTTCTTGAGAACGTCGTCGCCGGAAAAGAGAAACGCGCCCAGAAGCTTCCGGAGTTCATTCTGGGTCGGTCCGTGCGATTCGGATTCCATCTCCTCAAGCACGGTGCGGCGGGGATCAAGGTGGAAGTCGGCTTCCTGAGCGAAATAATTAACCTCCACGTTGTGCCCGAGCTTGACGCTGCCGCCGGTCGGTTGCTCAATACCCGTAATCAGCCGGCAGAGCGTGGACTTGCCGGCCCCGTTGACGCCGACCAGAGCGACCTTCTGACCTCGCGCAAGCACCAGGTCCAGTTCGCTGAACACCGGAATGGAACCGTAGTGGTGATGCAGGCCGATGAATTCGAGAACGATTCGGCCGCTGGGCGGCGCGGGTGGAAAACGAAACCGAACTTGGCGGGCTGAACTGCTCAGCCTGACCTGTCCGAGTTTTTCGAGGGTCTTAATCCGGCTTTGTACTTGACTGGCCTTGGTCGCCTTGTATCGGAATCGTTCGACGAATCGCTCGATCCGCTTGCGTTCGTCCGCGATTCGAGCCGCCTCCGCCTCCAACTGCTCCTCCCGCAGCGCGCGCGCCTTCTCGTAGGCCGAGTAATTCCCCTCGTAGAGGATCAGTTCCCCGTGGTCAATCTCGGCGATACCATCCGTAACGCTGTTCAGGAAACGGCGGTCATGGCTGACGACGATCAGCGCGCCATCGTAGCGAGTCAGATAGCCTTCCAACCACAACAGGGCGGGCAAGTCAAGATGATTCGTCGGTTCGTCGAGTAGGAGGAGATCGGGATCTTGCAGAAGAAGCTTGGCCAGAGCGATGCGCATCTGCCAGCCGCCGGAAAACTCTTCCACGCGACGTCCGTGGTCGGTATCGCGAAAGCCTAATCCCTTCAGCACCCGAGCCACTTTCGCTTCCGCCCGATAGCCCTCGAGATCCTCCCACCGGTGTTGAACCACGCCCAAACGTTCGATCAAATCCACGTCATCGGGAGTCCGGTCGAGTCTTCCGTGAAGCTCGGAAAGTTCAGATTCGAGTCGCGGCAAGTCCGGAAGACCGTTCCAGGCTTCGGCGAACAGCGTTCGACCGGAGTGAGTTACTCCTTCTTGAGGAAGATATCCGGCGGCAAGATCGCGGGTTCGCTCCACCCGGCCGTCCGTAGGCTCAGTGACACCGAGCATGATCCTGAGTAGGGTGGTTTTGCCCGCTCCATTGGGACCGATGAGTCCGAATCGTTGACGCCGGAAGATGGACCACGACAGGGGTTTCAGCAGTATCTTCCCCGGTAAAACAAGGGCGACTTCATGAAGATGCAGCAGCCTCATGATCGTCTTGCCAAAGCTACCGGTCGTTTTGCCGATTGCATGCGCGTGCCGCCCTTGCCCAGCGCTTCGAGGTACACGATGTATAGACCGGTCGGAACGAATTGCCCTCCATCGTCGCGGCCATCCCAGAGTATTTCGCCGGAAAAACCCGCCGCCGCGTTGTTGGCAAGTCTTCTCACCGCACGACCGCGAACGTCGTAAATCTTGACATCAATCCGAGAATCGCCATGTTCGAGCCGAAAGCGAATGAAGAGTACGTCTTCGTGTCCGTCTCCATCGGGCGAGAACGGATTCGGCTCCAGTACAAGGAGTTGTCGAGGCATGCCCGTGGATGGCAGAGTCCGCGAGTTCGTTCGGCCCAGAGTCGAGCCTGTGCTGTCCAGCGATGCCGCCCAATTGAGGGGATCGTTGGACGCCGAGTACGCGGAGATGCGTTCGATGCTGACTCCCGCCTCACCGTTTCCCCACGATGGCCGATAGTCCACCCGGTCCACAAGCTGATGATGGGAGTCGAACAACACCAGTGAATCGCCGCTGTTGTTCAAGGTCACTTCGCCGGAATTCCAGATCATTACCGGCACGGTCGGCGGAATGTTCTCGAACAACACTTGCGAATCGGCGGCCAACACGATGAATTGCATCGGCGGCAGTACAATCTCCGGCAGGAGCTGCAACCGCGACGTATCGAGCAGCGCCGTTCCGTCGCCGAACCGCCAACCTGCGAGATTCCACGACAGTACGCTCGCATTGTAGAGCTCGATCCACTCGCTCCGTTGGGACTCGGGCTGATACATGATCTCGTTGATAACCAGCCAACTCTGAGCACCGGATGTACCGATGGCAATTGCCCACTCATCATTGCTGTGGCGATCATCCCGCCCGGACAGTTTCGCCACAAACGTGTGAATGGATTCATCAGGCAATGTCCAGTCGCGGCGAAACTCCTCCGAGTCACCGGGAGACAGAATCGCCGTAAGCCACCGATTCAGCACGTGGAGCGAGTCCGTTGTTCCACTGGGCTCTATCCGTTCGTAGAGAAATAAGGAATCTCGCATCGGTTGGAGTCCGACGTTTTCCACTCGCACGGTAATCTCGATTGTCTCCCCCACGCGCGCGTCAACAGGTGCGTAGGTCAGGGATGTAATCGCCAAGTCTTGTTCGGGAGGCGTTACGCTGTTTCGCCCTCCCGGAGTTCCCCCCAGAGTCACGGCTTCCGTCCAGTTGGAGCTGCCGTCTCCGGCAGTCGGCAGAATCTTTTCCTCTGATTGACCTTGCTCATTACCGAGAGTGTAGGTGTACGAAGAGACCGTCTGTCCTTGCGGACTGATCAGCGACACCGTCTCGGCCGTGCTGTTGGATAGACCACGGCTGCCAAACGTCGAGTTGTCTATGGTAACGACGAGCGCGTTCTCCGGAATGCGACCGTCATAGGTCGTGCTTCCATTCTCGAAATAGTCCGGGTCGAGAATGAGAACGTACCGATTGGACTGCACGAGAAGACCGTGCTCGAGGGCGATAACTCGATCCGTATCCGCTCCATCAGTTACCCGCCATCCGTCCAAGTTCACTGCATGGGGGCTATTATTGAAGAGCTCGATGTACTCATCATCGTTCTCATCGCCGCTCGGATTGTACATGATCTCATTCAGCGTCAGCCCCGGCGCCTCACTGGATAGCAATAGAAAACCGATGATCACAGAGATCGCAATACTACGCAAGTGATATATCCTCGATGTGACGGACTTTCGGTTCATGCTCGTCCCACCAAATGGATATCACGTCCACTCGACAGGGAGCGTTGATCGAATGACTCTTCGTATACGCGCGCACCAGAGCGTTCAACTTGCGCCGTTTTGCCGTATGCACGCGCGACTCGGGCGGAAGTGATCCTTGTGCACGAGCCGATTTCACTTCCACGAATACGTACATGTCTCCGCGGCGGCAAACGATATCGAGTTCGCCAAGCGGACACCGCCAGTTTCGTTCGACTATCCGATAGCCGCTGCGATGCAGATAATCGGTTGCCGCATCCTCGCCGGCTGCGCCAATCTCCGCATCGGTTGGCGGTGCTCCGCTACTGCGCGTCCGCCGCCGTTTGAAGAAGTTCCCGAACACCTTTGAACGTCCGCCGATGAATTGGGCAAGGTCCAAGCCGTTTGAGAGCGGTGCGATGCTGCTCCGTTGGATATCCCATATGACGCGCAAAACCGTAGCCGGGGTATACGCGATCAAACTCCTCCATAATTCGATCGCGATGCACTTTGGCCACGATGGAGGCCGCGCCGATCGTAGCCACCAGGGCGTCACCCTTGCGAATCGGCTTGACCAAACCACAGGCTTTGGGTGCATGAATGCCGTCTACTAAAATCATTTTCGGCACGTTATCGAGACCGGCAATCGCCCGCGTCATTGCAGCAAGTGACGCCTGCAATATGTTGAGTTCGTCAATTTCTTCGTGGGAACAGACGCCTACTGCATACTGGAGCGACTCTGTGATCGCGCGATAGCACGTTTCCCTTCTGCGTTTCGTCAGCGTCTTTGAATCTCGTGCCGACCAGACAGCTTCGCAATCGCGAAAGATCACCGCCGCCGCCACCACCGGACCCGCGAGCGGACCACGACCCGCCTCATCCACACCGCAAATCGGCGACAAACCGGCCTTCGTCAAGATGATCTCCAGCGGTTCGTCAGTCACCGAGAATCCCAAATCCGATAGGACAAGTGAAGTGGATTGGCTATGTACCATACAATCCCCACAAACGCGCGAATCTGCGAGCGGGTGATTCAATGTACTCCCAACGTCCGTCAACCGAGCGAAAATTCAACGACCCCTGTTCCGCGGTGGAATAAACCGTTGCTCCAATCCTCTGCAAGCGGTTGAGCACCGAAGGGTCGGGATGACCGAAACGATTGCCAACGCCGGCTGAGACAACGGCGATGCGTGGCGACGTCGCGCGTAGAAAATCAAGACATGAGGACGATTTGCTTCCGTGATGAGCGATCTTGAGCAGCTCGACGTTCAACGATTCTCCCCAACCAAGCAGATTCTTTTCGGTCATGCTGTCAATATCGGCGACCAGTAATGCCGTCGCACCTTCACATTCGAGTCGCAAGACGAGAGACTTTGCATTGTCGCTACGGGATTCATTCAGCGTCATCGAATCCGGCGAAAGCACCGTGAGAACCGTTCCCGGAGTCAGTTGAATCCGTTCGCCGATGCGTAGTTCCTGCCAGTTCACACCCTCTGCTTCCGCCGTCAGTCGAGTCTCCAGAAAGGTGCGAGTCTCTCCGGAGTCACGATTCGTAAGCACTCTTCCGACGGGAATCAGCCCCAGGATATCCGAGGTTCCCCCGATGTGATCATTATCGGGATGGGTCAGCACGACCGCATCGAGCCGCCGCACGTTGTTCTCTGCGAGAAAGGGAAGAATGCGATCGGCAGCCGACCAATCACCGTAGGCGGGGCCGGTGTCAATGAGCACGGCTTTCCGTCCGGCAGTTACGAGAATCGCGTCACCGTTGCCAACCGATAGGAAGGAAATCTCGGGATTGGGTGCGGCACCGTGAAAGACCGATCCCCAGGCAACAAGATTCGCCGACAGTAGAATCCCGGTGAGAATCCACTTGCCTCGCTGCATCGCAGCTCCCACGACAAATAGTCCCACACACGCGTAGAAAAACACCAGCAGTACCGTGGAAAACGAGGGAACCGCAGTGCTGGCAAGCGGCAAAGCGGCGAAGAATTCAACTGACTTGCCGAGAAGATAGGACAAGCCATCCAATGAAGCCGCAACGATTCGCGAAAATCCGGGAACAACGGCTTCTGTGAGCAAAAGCA
This window contains:
- the arcC gene encoding carbamate kinase, yielding MAVVALGGNAISSPKEPDTIPNQFRHTREALTGVAELIQRGYRLAITHGNGPQVGNALLRVELTKGRAPILPLGIIVADTEGGMGYMIEQCLQNVLLRRGVERQVVTIVTQVVVDPEDPALRNPTKYIGQFYGEDEARKLSETEGWVVKQDGSRGWRRVVGSPQPLQILNGSTLARLVGRGEIVIAAGGGGIPVYRESDGWLEGVDAVIDKDRASAVLARDIGAQELFILTDTEFVAVNYGKPDQRNLSRMTLREAEQYLAEGHFPPGSMGPKIEAAISFLKSGGQRIIICDLSKFVESLDGKSGTTIVPD
- a CDS encoding ABC-F family ATP-binding cassette domain-containing protein yields the protein MRLLHLHEVALVLPGKILLKPLSWSIFRRQRFGLIGPNGAGKTTLLRIMLGVTEPTDGRVERTRDLAAGYLPQEGVTHSGRTLFAEAWNGLPDLPRLESELSELHGRLDRTPDDVDLIERLGVVQHRWEDLEGYRAEAKVARVLKGLGFRDTDHGRRVEEFSGGWQMRIALAKLLLQDPDLLLLDEPTNHLDLPALLWLEGYLTRYDGALIVVSHDRRFLNSVTDGIAEIDHGELILYEGNYSAYEKARALREEQLEAEAARIADERKRIERFVERFRYKATKASQVQSRIKTLEKLGQVRLSSSARQVRFRFPPAPPSGRIVLEFIGLHHHYGSIPVFSELDLVLARGQKVALVGVNGAGKSTLCRLITGIEQPTGGSVKLGHNVEVNYFAQEADFHLDPRRTVLEEMESESHGPTQNELRKLLGAFLFSGDDVLKKVSVLSGGEKARLALAKMLLRPANLLILDEPTNHLDMTSQDVLLSALKEYDGTLIVVSHDRYFLDRLVERIMELEGGRLQDYPGSLSEYLERKGLAGDALQSGEGRLHEATEQPVPDGRYQKRERKRLEADVRNRHSEGIRQARKELEKIQRNIDRHESRKLEIEPVLADESLYRDPERCRSLMAEYDRIRKELPSLIELWEQAALRLEELEVRREKELRELRTTDG
- a CDS encoding lamin tail domain-containing protein, yielding MRSIAISVIIGFLLLSSEAPGLTLNEIMYNPSGDENDDEYIELFNNSPHAVNLDGWRVTDGADTDRVIALEHGLLVQSNRYVLILDPDYFENGSTTYDGRIPENALVVTIDNSTFGSRGLSNSTAETVSLISPQGQTVSSYTYTLGNEQGQSEEKILPTAGDGSSNWTEAVTLGGTPGGRNSVTPPEQDLAITSLTYAPVDARVGETIEITVRVENVGLQPMRDSLFLYERIEPSGTTDSLHVLNRWLTAILSPGDSEEFRRDWTLPDESIHTFVAKLSGRDDRHSNDEWAIAIGTSGAQSWLVINEIMYQPESQRSEWIELYNASVLSWNLAGWRFGDGTALLDTSRLQLLPEIVLPPMQFIVLAADSQVLFENIPPTVPVMIWNSGEVTLNNSGDSLVLFDSHHQLVDRVDYRPSWGNGEAGVSIERISAYSASNDPLNWAASLDSTGSTLGRTNSRTLPSTGMPRQLLVLEPNPFSPDGDGHEDVLFIRFRLEHGDSRIDVKIYDVRGRAVRRLANNAAAGFSGEILWDGRDDGGQFVPTGLYIVYLEALGKGGTRMQSAKRPVALARRS
- a CDS encoding YraN family protein codes for the protein MFGNFFKRRRTRSSGAPPTDAEIGAAGEDAATDYLHRSGYRIVERNWRCPLGELDIVCRRGDMYVFVEVKSARAQGSLPPESRVHTAKRRKLNALVRAYTKSHSINAPCRVDVISIWWDEHEPKVRHIEDISLA
- a CDS encoding ribonuclease HII, producing the protein MVHSQSTSLVLSDLGFSVTDEPLEIILTKAGLSPICGVDEAGRGPLAGPVVAAAVIFRDCEAVWSARDSKTLTKRRRETCYRAITESLQYAVGVCSHEEIDELNILQASLAAMTRAIAGLDNVPKMILVDGIHAPKACGLVKPIRKGDALVATIGAASIVAKVHRDRIMEEFDRVYPGYGFARHMGYPTEQHRTALKRLGPCPIHRRTFKGVRELLQTAADAQ